One window of Scheffersomyces stipitis CBS 6054 chromosome 1, whole genome shotgun sequence genomic DNA carries:
- the MDM20 gene encoding Mitochondrial inheritance and actin cytoskeleton organization protein has translation MSDSDAEILDLIDQGSYAYAQTLLAKKIKKFPQRSYYYALNNQLLHKLGKTKQALEANLKLMEKIPNEPQTVALLSDYFSELGYEKEANLVYENVIKRYPTNTSLIKEWFERSIDKFNLRLFNKIFVNLSKSDKSSRLYKFWNSFSYFLLLSNKERADLSDKESDLFKTLGLRLIEDLKPFENTQELFVYFNFLKLNKDYETIISSIEKDVTFNLDLDLKIMYLEVLQKSENFQKLYDYSKKLIFEEDFNDFNTWLLLLKASKKLNYSFSETFTLIQSQPSTRNSLLAAVELAILYEQASFASIESYYIKFNRKLTCFYDLKNYFDTIDRKKFAELVQISTDEILANNPSTTNDLVSLINNQKFYFMLNKDSIDIESYISTNWKIFNLFKDNTNIRGGEFDNNPANELAIISIIIDLSTDSSIKNIIKNITIISQLLKNDQYNHKLKLWLMKLYSQLNTTNLIMYNYQKLSIKMIQHDTLSHYLYTVNPSKQHLTNIVNIFRFYLTSSDEVKSSVFQGFEKGVFNKLFSFINFGRRLNNSISKQAIVLMVLKFSMVLGDQGYITYFVNHLKNNSAKILSTDEFEDNRDFKSEWKFGLADEGKFFNTDLLSLPLSKNQVNDNSVRLEALKYLIIYEDKEEIINKYLKQYNKIISNYKATLPFDTLVDKLNVNVLRFFKQKLNTKEQQSILNFLLKNLKIDKLRSTLIPSSFLSWELNHNLINLVEFIRITNYLVKRYSLSNPLGQELKTCLDQLARDLKKINIVDSELKQLEEIKSTMDVRDFPIDISTSEIDDSFGLLHESISESTGSFYRNL, from the coding sequence ATGTCCGACTCTGATGCTGAGATTCTTGACTTGATCGACCAGGGGTCTTATGCATACGCCCAGACACTTTTGGCAaaaaaaatcaagaagtttccTCAAAGAAGTTACTATTATGCCTTGAACAACCAGCTTCTACACAAGTTAGGCAAGACCAAACAGGCTCTCGaagccaacttgaagttgatggaaaagATCCCAAATGAACCGCAGACTGTAGCATTATTGAGCGACTACTTCTCCGAACTCGGCTACGAGAAGGAAGCAAATTTGGTCTACGAAAATGTCATCAAAAGGTACCCTACCAACACTTCATTGATCAAGGAATGGTTTGAGAGGTCtatagacaaattcaatttgcgtttgttcaacaagatcttcgTCAACTTGTCTAAAAGCGACAAGTCCTCGAGGCTCTAcaagttctggaactcGTTCAGCTACTTTTTGTTACTTTCGAATAAAGAGAGAGCCGATCTCAGTGATAAGGAGTCcgatttgttcaagactTTGGGACTCCGTTTGatcgaagacttgaagccGTTTGAAAACACACAAGAGTTGTTCGTgtatttcaacttcttgaagttgaacaaagacTACGAGACAATTATAAGTTCTATCGAAAAAGACGTTACATTCAATCTCGATTTGGATCTTAAGATTATGTATCTTGAAGTCTTGCAGAAATCGGAAAACTTTCAAAAACTCTATGATTActcgaagaagttgatctttgaagaagacttcaatGACTTCAATACCTGGCTATTGCTCTTGAAGGcatcaaagaagttgaactaTTCTTTCAGTGAGACTTTCACACTCATCCAATCGCAGCCATCCACCAGGAACTCACTTTTGGCTGCTGTAGAATTGGCCATTCTCTACGAACAAGCTTCGTTTGCTTCTATTGAAAGTTACTATATCAAATTCAACCGTAAATTGACCTGTTTCTacgacttgaagaattacTTCGATACAATAGATAGAAAGAAATTCGCTGAGCTCGTCCAGATATCTACTGATGAAATCTTAGCTAATAATCCTTCAACTACAAACGACCTAGTATCATTGATAAACAACCAGAAATTCTACTTCATGCTCAACAAGGACTCTATTGACATTGAATCGTACATCTCCACCAACTGGAAGatcttcaatctcttcaaagaCAATACAAACATTAGAGGTGGAGAGTTCGACAACAATCCTGCCAACGAATTGGCAATCATTTCGATAATTATAGATTTATCTACTGACAGCTCAATCAAGAATattatcaagaatatcaCGATCATATCACAacttttgaaaaatgacCAGTACAACCATAAGTTGAAGTTATGGCTTATGAAATTGTACTCACAATTGAACACAACCAATTTGATCATGTACAACTACCAAAAGTTGAGTATCAAGATGATCCAACACGATACATTGAGTCATTACTTGTACACTGTTAATCCTTCAAAGCAACATCTCACCAACATCGTCAATATCTTCCGTTTTTACTTGACATCTAGCGACGAAGTGAAATCCAGCGTATTCCAAGGTTTTGAAAAAGGAGTATTCAATAAACTTTTCTCCTTCATAAACTTTGGAAGGAGACTTAATAATTCGATTTCAAAACAGGCTATAGTATTAATGGTCCTTAAGTTCTCAATGGTTCTTGGAGATCAAGGCTACATCACCTATTTTGTTAATCAtctcaagaacaattcaGCGAAGATTTTGAGTACTGATGAATTCGAAGATAACAGAGATTTCAAGAGCGAATGGAAGTTCGGATTGGCTGACGAAggaaaattcttcaacacgGATTTGTTGAGCTTGCCCTTGAGCAAGAACCAAGTTAATGACAACCTGGTTCGTCTTGAAGCATTAAAGTACTTAATCATCTACGAAGATAAGGAAGAAATTATTAACAAGTATTTGAAGCAGTACAACAAGATTATTTCTAACTATAAAGCAACCTTGCCCTTTGACACGTTGGTGGATAAGCTCAATGTCAATGTGTTGAGATTTTTCaagcagaagttgaatacaaaagaacaacaatcgatcttgaacttcttgttgaagaacttgaagatcgACAAGCTCAGGTCAACTTTGATTCCATCCTCGTTTTTGTCGTGGGAGTTGAACCACAACCTTATTAACTTGGTCGAGTTTATTAGAATCACGAACTACTTGGTCAAAAGATATAGTCTATCCAATCCACTTGGCCAAGAGTTAAAGACGTGTTTGGATCAATTGGCTCgtgacttgaagaagatcaataTTGTTGACTCTGAGCTCAAGcagcttgaagaaatcaaatctaCGATGGATGTAAGAGACTTCCCCATTGACATTAGCACCAGTGAGATCGATGACAGCTTCGGACTATTGCATGAATCCATCAGCGAATCCACTGGCTCCTTCTACAGAAACTTGTAA
- the ENA2 gene encoding P-type ATPase involved in Na+ efflux, translating into MSAIAHSSTIDKKRTGNEDGHSIISTSSGGDPGFQPYRLTAAELAKRLNTSIEDGLTPLQAEENLKKYGANSLGDGEKISYTKILAHQVFNAMILVLIISMIIALAIKDWISGGVIGFVVGINIFVGFIQEFKAEKTMGSLRSLSSPTARITRNGDDTTIPAEEVVPGDIVHIRVGDTVPADLRLFDSMNLETDEALLTGESLPVTKDHNETYLDFTQQVPVGDRLNLAYSSSIVSKGRGSGIVYATGLQTEIGNIASSLKSDTGLIRKVDKSNNRKPKKSEYGKAFFGTIYDIVGNVLGINVGTPLQRKLSWLAIFLFCVAVVFAIVVMASQKFNVNKEVAIYAICVALSMIPSALIVVLTITMAVGAQVMVSKHVIVRKLDSLEALGGINDICSDKTGTLTQGKMIAKKVWLPTIGTLNVDNSDEPYNPTVGDVRYTRFSPKFIKETDEEIDINSPYPDDPKPRNFHNWLMTATMANIATIHTSADEETGETVWKAHGDATEIAIQVFTTRLNYARDSLTHEYDHINEFPFDSSIKRMSAVYKHIESGEIRVYSKGAVERLLGICTQWYGHDDDSDKLYDSQEPIPLTESDKELIEENMAALSSQGLRVLAFATKKVEDKELDLNDRDQVESDLIFQGLIGIYDPPRIETAGSVKLCHRAGINVHMLTGDHPGTAKAIAQEVGILPHNLYHYSDEVVKVMVMTANEFDSLSDEEIDNLPVLPLVIARCAPQTKVRMIEALHRRNKFCAMTGDGVNDSPSLKKADVGIAMGLNGSDVAKDASDIVLTDDNFASILNAVEEGRRMAANIQKFVLQLLAENVAQALYLMIGLAFIDNAGLSVFPLSPVEVLWILVVTSCFPAMGLGREKASDDVLEQPPNAEIFTWEVIIDMLAYGIWMAVCCLLTFVIIVFIDGNGYLGVDCNSNSSNPGTCDLVFRGRSASFATMTWCALILAWECIHPTNSLFRMRQDTDHPWWKQTAIDLWSNKFLFFSVIGGFVSVFPVVYIPVINTKVFLHKPIGYEWGVAVGLSVLYLLGSEAWKWAKRVYRRKVSYKAKNPEYELERNDPFQKYASFSRSNTMDKTDYLV; encoded by the coding sequence ATGTCAGCCATTGCACACTCCAGCACTATAGACAAAAAGAGGACCGGAAATGAAGATGGGCACTCCATAATTTCTACCTCGTCTGGCGGAGACCCTGGGTTCCAGCCGTACCGTTTAACTGCGGCAGAGCTTGCGAAGAGGCTTAATACCAGCATTGAAGATGGTCTTACCCCTCTTCAGGCAGAGGAAAACCTCAAGAAGTACGGAGCCAACAGTTTGGGAGACGGCGAGAAAATCTCATACACCAAGATTTTGGCTCATCAGGTATTCAACGCCATGATCTTGGTTTTGATCATTTCCATGATCATAGCCTTGGCCATCAAGGATTGGATTTCTGGAGGTGTCATTGGGTTTGTCGTGGGAATCAACATCTTCGTCGGTTTCATCCAAGAGTTCAAGGCTGAAAAGACCATGGGTTCCTTGAGATCCTTGTCTTCTCCAACAGCCAGAATTACCAGAAATGGTGACGATACGACAATTCCTGCCGAAGAGGTCGTACCTGGTGATATTGTCCACATCAGAGTTGGAGACACCGTTCCAGCCGATCTCAGATTGTTTGATTCCatgaacttggaaacagACGAAGCCTTATTGACTGGAGAATCGTTGCCAGTAACCAAAGACCACAACGAAACGTACTTGGACTTCACCCAGCAAGTTCCAGTGGGTGATAGATTGAATTTGGcttactcttcttcaattgtctCCAAAGGACGTGGATCCGGTATCGTTTATGCTACCGGTTTACAGACGGAAATTGGAAACATCGCCAGCTCTTTGAAGAGCGACACTGGGCTCATCAGAAAGGTtgacaagtccaacaatAGAAAACCCAAGAAGAGTGAATACGGAAAGGCTTTCTTCGGTACCATCTACGATATTGTAGGTAACGTCTTGGGTATCAACGTCGGAACTCCTTTACAGAGAAAATTATCGTGGTTAGCTATTTTCTTATTCTGTGTCGCCGTAGTCTTTGCTATAGTCGTTATGGCTTCTCAAAAGTTCAATGTGAACAAGGAAGTTGCCATTTACGCTATTTGTGTGGCTCTTTCTATGATTCCTTCAGCTTTAATTGTCGTTTTGACAATTACCATGGCTGTAGGGGCACAGGTCATGGTTTCCAAACATGTTATTGTCCGTAAGCTCGACTCTTTAGAAGCCTTGGGAGGTATTAATGACATCTGTTCCGACAAGACAGGGACCTTGACCCAAGGTAAGATGATTGCTAAAAAGGTTTGGTTACCTACAATTGGAACCCTCAATGTTGACAACTCTGATGAACCATACAACCCAACTGTAGGAGACGTTCGTTATACGAGATTTTCTCCCAAATTCATTAAGGAaacagacgaagaaatagaCATTAATTCTCCTTATCCAGATGACCCCAAGCCTCGCAACTTTCACAACTGGTTGATGACAGCTACTATGGCTAACATCGCTACTATTCACACTTCCGCCGACGAGGAAACAGGTGAAACCGTATGGAAAGCCCATGGAGATGCAACTGAAATCGCAATTCAGGTCTTTACTACAAGATTGAACTACGCTCGTGACTCGCTTACCCATGAATACGACCATATCAACGAGTTTCCTTTTGACTCTTCTATTAAGAGAATGTCAGCCGTCTATAAGCACATTGAATCTGGTGAAATCAGAGTTTACAGTAAAGGTGCTGTAGAAAGATTATTAGGCATTTGCACCCAATGGTACGGCCATGATGATGATTCAGACAAGTTGTATGATAGTCAAGAACCAATTCCCTTGACCGAAAGTGACAAGgagttgattgaagaaaatatggCTGCATTGTCATCTCAAGGTCTCAGAGTTTTGGCTTTTGCTACCAAGAAGGTCGAAGACAAggagttggacttgaacgacagagatcaagttgaaagcGATTTGATCTTCCAGGGTCTTATCGGCATCTATGACCCTCCCAGAATTGAAACCGCAGGATCTGTTAAGTTGTGCCACAGAGCTGGTATCAATGTCCATATGTTGACTGGTGACCACCCCGGTACTGCTAAGGCTATAGCCCAAGAGGTAGGTATCTTGCCTCACAACTTGTACCACTACAGCGATGAAGTTGTAAAGGTAATGGTTATGACAGCTAACGAGTTTGACTCCTTgtctgacgaagaaatcgacaaCTTGCCAGTTTTGCCTTTGGTTATTGCCAGGTGTGCTCCTCAGACAAAGGTCAGAATGATTGAAGCTTTACATCGTCGTAATAAGTTCTGTGCCATGACAGGTGACGGTGTTAATGATTCTCCatccttgaagaaagcaGACGTTGGTATTGCTATGGGCCTTAACGGTTCTGATGTCGCTAAGGATGCTTCCGATATTGTCTTAACTGATGACAATTTCGCATCCATTCTTAACgctgttgaagaaggaagaagaatggcAGCCAACATTCAGAAATTTGTCTTGCAATTGTTAGCTGAAAATGTTGCTCAAGCTCTCTACTTAATGATTGGTTTGGCTTTCATCGACAATGCCGGATTATCTGTTTTCCCATTGTCACCCGTAGAAGTATTGTGGATCTTGGTTGTCACTTCCTGTTTTCCAGCTATGGGTTTGGGTCGTGAGAAAGCTTCAGATGATGTCTTGGAACAACCTCCTAATGCCGAGATCTTTACCTGGGAAGTTATCATCGATATGCTTGCATACGGAATCTGGATGGCAGTCTGTTGTTTGCTTACTTTTGTTAtcattgtcttcattgACGGAAACGGCTACTTAGGTGTTGACTGTAACTCCAACAGCTCGAATCCTGGTACATGTGACTTGGTCTTCAGGGGAAGATCCGCTTCGTTTGCTACTATGACTTGGTGTGCATTGATATTGGCCTGGGAATGTATCCATCCTACTAATTCTTTATTCCGTATGAGACAAGACACAGATCACCCATGGTGGAAGCAGACTGCCATAGATTTGTGGAGtaacaagttcttgttcttctctgtCATCGGCGGTTTCGTTTCGGTTTTCCCAGTTGTCTACATTCCTGTTATCAACACCAAAGTTTTCTTACACAAGCCTATCGGCTACGAATGGGGTGTTGCTGTGGGTCTCTCTGTCTTGTACTTGCTTGGAAGTGAAGCCTGGAAATGGGCCAAGAGGGTTTATAGACGTAAGGTTTCCTACAAGGCTAAGAACCCTGAATACGAATTGGAAAGAAACGACCCATTCCAGAAATACGCTTCTTTCTCTCGTTCCAATACCATGGACAAGACCGATTACTTAGTTTAG